One Desulfobulbus oligotrophicus DNA segment encodes these proteins:
- a CDS encoding acetate kinase codes for MKYLIINSGSSSIKYQVIEIPTETVLATGLVERIGEGSGRLKNIAFPGSDRELTTVIEQPIADHSQGMMLVIAVLTDQEKGVIADTAEISAVGHRVVHGGEDFRRSTLITPEVISVLEQNIPLAPLHNPANLDGIRVAREMFPAVPQVAVFDTAFHQTMPRRAYLYAVPYRLYEQYRVRRYGFHGTSHRFVAGECARLLEKPLDACNLITVHLGNGCSMTAIENGRSIDTSLGMTPLEGLVMGTRSGDVDPALHLFLKQNIGLELEEIDTLLNKESGLKGLCGMNDMRDIHSAAAAGDERAALALEVQTYRNRKYIGAYMAVLGRVDAIVFTAGIGENDPVTRAESLKGLDVFGVRLDPEKNNEHAGQARCISRAESTVRIFVIPTNEELAIAREIADLTSE; via the coding sequence ATGAAATACTTAATCATCAACTCAGGCAGTTCTTCGATCAAATATCAGGTCATTGAGATACCCACCGAAACAGTGCTCGCCACCGGTCTTGTGGAGCGGATAGGCGAGGGCAGCGGTCGTTTGAAGAATATCGCCTTCCCCGGCAGCGACAGGGAACTGACCACCGTCATTGAACAGCCGATTGCTGATCACTCCCAGGGGATGATGCTGGTGATCGCTGTTTTGACTGATCAAGAGAAAGGGGTCATTGCCGATACCGCCGAGATCAGCGCCGTCGGTCATCGGGTGGTCCATGGCGGGGAAGATTTCCGTCGTTCAACGTTGATTACACCGGAGGTGATCAGCGTTCTGGAACAGAATATTCCCCTGGCACCGCTCCATAATCCGGCCAACCTGGACGGTATCCGGGTTGCCAGGGAGATGTTTCCCGCCGTTCCTCAGGTGGCGGTGTTCGACACCGCCTTTCATCAGACCATGCCTCGTCGTGCCTATCTGTATGCTGTTCCCTACAGACTGTACGAACAGTATCGGGTACGGCGCTATGGATTTCACGGCACGTCACATCGGTTTGTTGCCGGAGAATGTGCCCGGCTTCTCGAAAAACCACTGGACGCCTGTAATCTGATCACCGTACATCTTGGCAACGGCTGTTCCATGACGGCCATAGAAAATGGCCGCAGTATCGACACCTCACTGGGTATGACGCCTTTGGAAGGCCTGGTGATGGGAACGCGTTCCGGTGATGTTGATCCGGCCCTGCACCTGTTTCTTAAGCAGAATATAGGGCTGGAGCTGGAGGAGATTGACACCTTGCTCAATAAGGAATCCGGTCTCAAGGGGCTGTGCGGCATGAACGACATGCGCGACATTCACAGCGCGGCGGCAGCGGGTGATGAACGGGCAGCGTTGGCACTGGAGGTGCAGACATACCGCAATCGCAAATATATCGGTGCCTATATGGCGGTGCTTGGCCGGGTTGACGCTATTGTCTTCACAGCAGGTATCGGGGAAAATGATCCGGTTACCCGGGCGGAATCCCTTAAGGGGCTGGATGTGTTTGGGGTGCGGCTCGACCCGGAAAAAAATAACGAACATGCAGGACAGGCCCGGTGCATCAGCCGTGCCGAGAGCACTGTCCGGATATTTGTCATTCCCACCAACGAAGAGTTGGCCATTGCCCGCGAAATTGCCGACCTGACTTCAGAATAA
- the pta gene encoding phosphate acetyltransferase, translated as MANNLYLTAVEERSGKSAIILGVMQMILKEIGRAAFFRPIIHDHVFGRTDHDLNLMLKYFKLDIEYNDTHAYTLSQARQLISSGQEEILYENILKKYNQLASKYDFVLCEGTDFHGKEPGFELDLNANIALTIGAPMLLIASGRDKTTEEICTHTAITIDTLEEKGVDIAGCIINRAPDSFLRDTAVNAKCREQFGRPYPLYVIPENRALGSPTIDDVKRWLGAEVLYGKPSMLNLVDNYLVAAMQISNFLSYLKEGSLIITPGDRSDIIIASLASRISSAYPNISGILITGGIGLSPSVQRLIQGWAGIPVPVLFVESHTYDTVQSVNELYGRIEPTDTKRISMALGWFAKYVNTPDLTKRVVAKRSVKITPRMFEYSLVEKAAQNRQHIVLPEGLGERILTAADMILTRGIADITLLGSEDEIRTKASILSLNIDGARIIDPVKSAHYDEFVQSYFDIRKHRGIVMDVARDRMSDPTYFGTMMVHKGLADGMVAGSITTTAQTIRPAFEFIRTKPGVSVVSSIFIMCLQTKVLAFGDCAVVPNPDARQLAEIALSSAETAHIYGIEPRVALLSYSTGLSGSGQDVDKVVEATAIARQMMAERGLDFPLEGPLQYDAAFDPEVAALKLPDSQVAGQATVFIFPDLNTGNNTYKAVQRAANAVAMGPVLQGLNKPVNDLSRGCTVQDIVHTVALTAIQAQVGKQSIL; from the coding sequence ATGGCAAATAACCTGTATCTGACCGCTGTGGAGGAACGAAGCGGTAAGTCGGCCATCATTCTGGGGGTCATGCAGATGATCCTGAAAGAGATCGGCCGCGCTGCTTTTTTCCGCCCCATTATCCATGACCACGTATTTGGACGCACTGATCATGACCTCAACCTGATGTTGAAGTATTTCAAGCTTGATATCGAGTACAATGACACCCATGCCTACACGTTGAGTCAGGCGCGACAGCTGATCTCTTCCGGTCAGGAAGAGATCCTCTATGAGAACATCCTTAAAAAATACAATCAGCTTGCCTCCAAGTATGATTTTGTTCTCTGTGAGGGGACCGATTTTCACGGCAAGGAGCCTGGATTTGAGCTTGATCTCAACGCCAACATCGCCCTGACCATCGGCGCGCCGATGTTGCTGATTGCTTCGGGCCGCGATAAGACGACCGAGGAAATCTGTACGCATACGGCGATAACCATCGATACCCTGGAGGAAAAGGGGGTTGATATCGCCGGTTGCATCATCAACCGTGCTCCTGACTCCTTTCTCAGGGATACGGCTGTCAACGCCAAATGCCGGGAGCAGTTCGGACGACCTTACCCACTGTATGTCATACCGGAAAACAGGGCCCTTGGCTCACCGACCATTGACGATGTCAAGCGCTGGCTGGGGGCGGAGGTGCTTTACGGTAAACCCAGTATGCTCAATCTGGTGGATAATTATCTGGTTGCCGCGATGCAGATCAGCAACTTCCTCTCCTATTTGAAGGAGGGCAGCCTGATCATTACCCCGGGTGATCGTTCCGACATCATCATCGCCAGCCTTGCCAGTCGTATCTCCTCGGCATATCCGAATATCTCCGGGATTCTAATCACCGGCGGTATTGGCCTCAGTCCGAGTGTGCAACGGCTGATCCAGGGGTGGGCAGGCATACCGGTGCCGGTTCTTTTTGTCGAGTCACACACCTACGATACTGTTCAGAGTGTCAACGAACTCTACGGCCGTATTGAACCCACCGATACCAAGCGCATCAGCATGGCGCTCGGGTGGTTTGCCAAATATGTGAATACGCCCGACCTGACCAAGCGAGTGGTTGCGAAACGGTCAGTCAAGATTACGCCGCGGATGTTTGAGTACTCTTTAGTGGAAAAAGCCGCGCAGAACCGACAGCATATCGTCTTACCTGAGGGGCTGGGAGAGCGCATCCTGACGGCCGCGGATATGATCTTAACCCGCGGTATTGCTGATATCACCCTGTTGGGGTCGGAAGATGAGATCCGAACCAAGGCATCCATTCTCAGTCTCAATATTGATGGGGCCAGGATCATCGACCCGGTCAAGTCTGCACATTACGATGAGTTTGTGCAGAGCTATTTTGATATTCGCAAGCACCGGGGCATCGTGATGGATGTGGCCCGTGACCGTATGTCGGACCCGACCTATTTCGGCACCATGATGGTGCATAAGGGGCTGGCTGACGGTATGGTTGCCGGTTCGATCACGACCACAGCCCAGACCATCCGGCCGGCCTTTGAGTTCATCAGGACCAAGCCCGGCGTATCGGTTGTCTCTTCCATCTTTATTATGTGCTTACAGACAAAGGTGCTGGCCTTCGGCGACTGTGCTGTTGTTCCGAATCCCGATGCCCGACAACTGGCTGAGATTGCACTCAGCTCGGCGGAAACTGCCCATATTTACGGTATTGAACCCCGGGTGGCCCTGCTGAGTTATTCAACCGGGCTTTCCGGCTCCGGCCAGGATGTGGACAAGGTGGTCGAAGCCACGGCCATTGCCAGGCAGATGATGGCTGAACGCGGTCTTGATTTTCCATTGGAAGGACCACTGCAGTACGATGCCGCCTTTGATCCGGAAGTGGCTGCTTTGAAGTTACCGGACTCACAGGTGGCCGGACAGGCGACAGTGTTCATCTTTCCCGATCTGAATACCGGCAACAATACCTATAAGGCGGTGCAGCGAGCCGCCAATGCCGTTGCCATGGGGCCTGTTCTGCAGGGACTCAACAAGCCGGTCAATGATCTCTCCCGTGGTTGTACAGTACAGGATATCGTGCATACCGTTGCGTTGACCGCTATTCAGGCCCAGGTGGGCAAACAATCCATTCTCTGA
- the ldhH gene encoding L-lactate dehydrogenase (quinone) large subunit LdhH, with amino-acid sequence MQQEFKTSIDQALHNANLTGALGKFSEAYKVNRAKAYEGVDFEALRGRIAERKGYAAAHLKELAAQFQKNAEARGAKVFSTSDPAQVREYILQVARENGVQSIVKSKSMATEEIHLNSFLEKEGIEVNETDLGEWIIQLAGQTPSHMVMPAIHMTKEEVADLFSKEVEERLTSDIPRLVKVARQEMRPKFLRADMGISGGNIAVAETGSIVLVTNEGNARLVTSLPKIHIAVIGIEKLVEKFSDIAPILKALPRSATAQLLTSYVTIISGQTPNSDGSLKNLHIILMDNKRSEMAADPMFKEAMQCIRCASCLNVCPIFRLVGGHVFGKVYTGGIGTILTAWYDELKSSEEIQGLCIQCGACKDVCPGKIDIPGLIMEIRRRLVKEQGLPLLHKSIYSLVNNRRVFHGMLRAASLASKPFAKGTKFIRHLPMFLADLTDGRSLPAIAAKPFRDVFKTIRQPAGLPEKAVFYAGCLIDFAYPEMGEALVKILNKAGIEVVFPEGQTCCGAPARYSGAYEVAASNAVDNIKALLADQADYVISACPTCTVALDHEFITTFESLGERKWLPQARELAAKTIDFSTLVKKLVDEGRLTLKEGQQLGSITYHDSCHLKRTMHADQAPRQLLQKTGYELTEMFECDVCCGMGGSYSLKLPEISAPILQRKLTNIKNTGAPVVAMDCPGCVMQIRGGMDQDGAPVKVRHTVEILAEQIED; translated from the coding sequence ATGCAACAAGAATTCAAAACATCCATTGATCAGGCACTGCACAACGCCAATCTGACCGGGGCGCTGGGTAAGTTTTCCGAAGCCTACAAGGTCAACCGTGCCAAAGCGTATGAAGGTGTTGATTTCGAAGCCCTGCGAGGACGTATCGCCGAGCGGAAAGGGTATGCTGCTGCGCATCTCAAGGAGTTGGCCGCCCAGTTTCAAAAAAATGCGGAAGCCAGAGGGGCCAAGGTGTTCAGCACCAGTGATCCGGCCCAGGTCCGTGAGTATATCCTGCAAGTTGCCCGGGAAAACGGCGTCCAATCGATCGTCAAATCAAAGTCCATGGCCACGGAAGAGATCCATCTCAACTCGTTTCTTGAAAAGGAGGGGATCGAAGTCAATGAGACTGATCTCGGTGAATGGATCATTCAGCTGGCCGGTCAGACACCCTCGCATATGGTCATGCCTGCCATCCATATGACTAAAGAAGAGGTGGCTGATCTCTTTTCCAAAGAGGTGGAGGAGCGCCTCACCTCGGACATCCCCAGACTGGTCAAGGTGGCCCGTCAGGAAATGCGGCCCAAGTTTCTCCGGGCCGACATGGGTATTTCCGGTGGGAACATCGCGGTGGCGGAGACCGGCTCGATTGTGCTGGTCACCAATGAGGGCAATGCCCGCCTGGTTACGTCACTGCCCAAAATTCATATTGCCGTGATCGGTATTGAAAAACTGGTGGAGAAGTTCAGTGATATTGCCCCGATTCTCAAGGCTCTGCCGCGAAGCGCAACCGCCCAGCTGCTGACCAGTTATGTGACGATCATCTCCGGGCAGACTCCCAACAGTGATGGCAGTCTCAAGAATCTGCATATTATTCTTATGGATAACAAGCGGAGCGAGATGGCGGCTGACCCGATGTTCAAAGAGGCCATGCAGTGCATCCGCTGCGCTTCCTGCCTCAACGTCTGTCCGATTTTTCGCCTGGTGGGTGGACATGTTTTCGGCAAGGTGTACACCGGCGGCATCGGCACCATTCTCACCGCCTGGTACGATGAGTTGAAAAGCTCGGAGGAGATTCAGGGGTTGTGCATTCAGTGCGGCGCCTGCAAGGATGTCTGTCCGGGCAAGATCGACATCCCCGGTCTGATCATGGAGATCCGCCGGCGGTTGGTGAAAGAGCAGGGGTTGCCGCTGCTGCATAAATCCATCTACAGCCTCGTGAACAATCGGCGCGTCTTTCACGGTATGCTCCGGGCCGCCTCGCTGGCATCCAAACCGTTTGCCAAAGGAACCAAGTTTATCCGCCATCTGCCGATGTTTTTGGCCGATCTCACCGATGGGCGCAGCCTGCCGGCTATTGCTGCCAAGCCGTTTCGTGATGTGTTCAAAACCATCCGTCAGCCGGCAGGTCTTCCGGAAAAAGCAGTCTTCTATGCAGGCTGTCTGATTGACTTTGCATATCCGGAGATGGGAGAGGCACTGGTCAAAATTCTTAACAAGGCAGGAATTGAGGTGGTCTTTCCCGAGGGGCAGACCTGCTGTGGTGCACCGGCCCGTTACAGCGGCGCCTATGAGGTGGCGGCCAGCAATGCGGTTGACAACATCAAGGCCCTGCTTGCCGATCAGGCTGACTACGTTATTTCGGCCTGTCCAACCTGCACAGTGGCGTTAGATCACGAGTTCATCACCACCTTTGAAAGTTTAGGGGAGCGCAAGTGGCTGCCGCAGGCCAGGGAACTGGCGGCCAAGACCATTGACTTCTCCACCCTGGTGAAGAAACTGGTTGACGAAGGCCGGCTGACCCTCAAGGAGGGACAGCAGCTCGGTAGCATTACCTACCACGATTCCTGCCACCTCAAACGGACCATGCACGCTGACCAGGCACCGCGACAACTGCTGCAGAAGACCGGTTATGAGCTGACCGAGATGTTTGAGTGTGATGTCTGCTGCGGTATGGGAGGATCGTATTCCCTGAAGTTGCCGGAAATTTCCGCGCCGATTCTGCAACGCAAGCTGACCAACATCAAAAACACCGGTGCCCCGGTGGTGGCCATGGACTGTCCGGGCTGTGTGATGCAGATCCGTGGCGGTATGGATCAGGACGGTGCTCCTGTCAAGGTGCGCCATACCGTTGAGATCCTTGCCGAACAGATAGAGGATTGA
- a CDS encoding LutC/YkgG family protein, which yields MYEQFKAKAEGVSAEVHRFTTSADALAFLVDFLKEEGVADQDGQYCVVAAGPFVDGIDHEQLAAIPGVFFDVTRQQAAGARVGISQVDWALADIGTLVQDATAIDKRLVSTLPFIHVAMIATSGLRPDMTAWLTDANPNDAGYLAMITGPSRTADIERVLTIGVHGPARLVICFVDELGGTN from the coding sequence ATGTACGAACAGTTCAAAGCAAAAGCGGAAGGCGTCAGTGCCGAGGTGCACCGTTTTACGACCAGTGCCGACGCATTGGCTTTTCTTGTTGATTTTCTGAAGGAGGAGGGCGTGGCTGATCAGGATGGTCAGTACTGCGTGGTGGCTGCCGGTCCTTTTGTAGACGGCATCGACCATGAGCAGTTAGCTGCAATTCCCGGGGTCTTTTTTGATGTGACCCGGCAACAGGCGGCAGGAGCCAGGGTGGGTATCAGTCAGGTCGACTGGGCTCTGGCTGATATCGGTACTCTGGTTCAGGATGCCACGGCGATTGATAAACGGCTGGTTTCGACCCTGCCGTTTATTCATGTGGCCATGATCGCCACATCAGGCCTGCGTCCCGATATGACGGCATGGCTGACTGATGCCAACCCGAATGATGCCGGCTATCTGGCCATGATCACCGGACCGAGCCGTACCGCTGATATTGAACGGGTGTTGACCATTGGTGTGCATGGACCGGCACGACTGGTCATTTGTTTTGTCGATGAACTGGGGGGGACCAACTGA
- a CDS encoding L-lactate permease has protein sequence MSLALLASIALLPIALALVLMVGFRWPATRAMPLAWLVTALAGLFVWKMPLSFVLASTLSGFGGAINVLIIVFGAILILYTLRDSGGMETINHGFHGISRDRRVQVIIIAAIFSAFLEGAAGFGTPAAIAAPLLLSLGFPALAAAMVCLILNSFPVTFGAVGTPVWFGLSNLKPQVEAAITAGQAGDITSFAMFLKAIGQWAALFHLPMVFIMPLFVNMMLTRFFGKNKSWLEGLGAWKFSLFASTCFAVPYVATAFLIGEEFPALVGGLIATGLVVTAAKRGFLLPEKVWDFGPQATWEKEWTGTIATEENKEFKAHMSQFRAWLPYVLIGVILVLTRVNFLPLKAWLNSISFDVHAILGYPSVTYSIKPLYLPGTIPFMLVAVLTIFLHGMNAEKIRATWSDSFKALKNPTIAMFFAVAMVEIFKQSAQNSLELPSMPLAMAQAAAGMAGTSWPMFTSFVGALGAFITGSNTVSDLLFAEFQYATATQLAISKQIIVSLQAVGGAMGNMVCIHNIVAASATVGLVGQEGLLIRRNSVPMLLYGLIVGTLGLVFCYIMFPGTY, from the coding sequence ATGTCACTTGCGCTACTTGCCTCCATCGCCCTGCTGCCCATTGCTCTTGCTCTCGTTCTTATGGTCGGATTCCGCTGGCCGGCCACCCGTGCCATGCCCCTTGCCTGGCTGGTCACCGCCCTGGCCGGTCTGTTTGTCTGGAAAATGCCGCTGAGCTTTGTGCTGGCCTCCACGCTGAGCGGATTCGGCGGAGCCATCAATGTGCTCATCATCGTTTTTGGAGCCATTCTCATTCTCTACACGCTGCGCGACAGCGGCGGCATGGAGACCATTAACCATGGCTTTCACGGCATCAGTCGCGACCGGCGAGTGCAGGTGATCATTATTGCCGCCATCTTCTCCGCCTTTCTCGAGGGTGCCGCTGGTTTCGGTACTCCGGCGGCCATTGCCGCACCGCTGCTGCTCAGTCTCGGCTTTCCGGCCCTGGCAGCGGCCATGGTCTGTCTGATCCTCAACTCCTTCCCGGTGACCTTCGGCGCCGTCGGTACCCCGGTCTGGTTCGGCCTGTCCAACCTCAAACCCCAGGTCGAAGCGGCCATTACCGCCGGTCAGGCCGGTGACATCACCTCGTTCGCCATGTTTCTCAAGGCGATCGGCCAATGGGCAGCCCTCTTTCATCTGCCCATGGTCTTTATCATGCCACTGTTCGTCAACATGATGCTCACCCGCTTCTTCGGGAAGAACAAGTCCTGGCTGGAGGGCCTGGGTGCCTGGAAATTTTCCCTCTTTGCCTCCACCTGTTTTGCCGTGCCCTACGTGGCCACAGCCTTCCTCATCGGCGAGGAGTTCCCGGCCCTGGTGGGTGGACTGATCGCCACCGGCCTGGTGGTCACCGCTGCCAAGAGAGGATTCCTCCTGCCGGAGAAGGTCTGGGATTTCGGCCCGCAGGCCACCTGGGAAAAAGAATGGACCGGTACCATTGCCACCGAAGAAAATAAAGAGTTCAAGGCACACATGAGCCAGTTCCGCGCCTGGTTACCCTACGTACTCATCGGCGTTATCCTGGTGCTCACCCGGGTCAATTTTCTGCCGCTCAAGGCCTGGCTGAACAGCATCAGCTTTGATGTACACGCCATTCTCGGCTACCCGTCGGTCACCTACTCTATCAAACCCCTCTACCTGCCCGGCACCATCCCCTTCATGCTCGTGGCCGTGCTCACCATCTTCCTGCACGGCATGAACGCGGAAAAGATCAGGGCCACCTGGTCTGACTCGTTCAAGGCCCTGAAAAACCCGACCATTGCCATGTTCTTTGCAGTGGCCATGGTGGAAATCTTTAAACAGTCAGCTCAAAATTCCCTGGAGCTGCCATCCATGCCACTGGCCATGGCGCAGGCCGCGGCCGGTATGGCCGGTACCTCCTGGCCGATGTTCACCTCCTTTGTCGGTGCCCTCGGAGCCTTCATCACCGGCTCGAACACCGTATCCGACCTGCTGTTCGCCGAGTTCCAGTACGCCACCGCAACCCAGCTGGCAATCTCCAAGCAGATCATCGTCAGCCTCCAGGCTGTGGGCGGTGCCATGGGCAATATGGTGTGTATCCACAACATCGTCGCCGCCTCAGCGACTGTCGGGCTTGTCGGCCAGGAAGGGCTCCTCATCCGTCGAAACTCGGTACCGATGCTGCTTTATGGTCTGATCGTCGGTACTCTCGGCCTTGTTTTCTGCTACATCATGTTTCCGGGTACCTATTAA
- a CDS encoding FadR/GntR family transcriptional regulator, translated as MKFKPIKAKKISNLIADQIRGAILAGDFAPGDKLPPERELAQMFGVSRPSVREALNLLASIGLVMSYQGGGTVVQSLVDTASETPLGELISQQQERVLEVIEVRKGMESWTAFYAAQRALPEDLRRMDEIIAAMRKNTEASVPSEDLDANLHLVIARATHNIVWLHLMQSLFDAMKEFQRSVWRAVYLTREDFDLLLNHHIDIVEAIRRRDPESARAIMMQHLDFAERRSVAYVARTSN; from the coding sequence ATGAAATTTAAACCGATCAAAGCCAAGAAGATCTCCAATCTGATCGCCGACCAGATCCGTGGCGCCATCCTTGCCGGTGACTTTGCCCCGGGTGACAAGCTGCCGCCGGAACGGGAACTGGCGCAGATGTTTGGTGTCTCCCGTCCCTCGGTACGTGAAGCCCTCAACCTGCTCGCCTCCATCGGCCTGGTTATGTCGTACCAGGGAGGCGGCACAGTGGTACAGTCACTGGTCGATACCGCCAGTGAGACGCCTCTTGGTGAGTTGATCAGTCAGCAGCAGGAACGTGTTCTGGAAGTGATTGAAGTGCGCAAAGGCATGGAATCCTGGACTGCCTTCTACGCCGCACAACGGGCGCTGCCTGAAGACCTGCGTCGTATGGATGAGATCATCGCTGCGATGCGTAAAAACACTGAAGCCTCCGTACCGTCCGAAGACCTGGATGCCAACCTGCATCTCGTCATTGCGAGAGCCACCCACAACATCGTCTGGCTGCACCTGATGCAGAGCCTGTTCGATGCCATGAAAGAGTTTCAGCGCAGCGTCTGGCGAGCCGTCTATCTGACCCGTGAAGATTTTGATCTGCTGCTCAATCATCATATTGATATAGTGGAGGCTATCCGTCGCCGTGACCCGGAGTCAGCCCGGGCAATAATGATGCAGCACCTTGACTTTGCCGAACGCCGCAGCGTTGCCTACGTAGCCCGCACCTCCAACTGA
- a CDS encoding FAD-binding oxidoreductase: MLDKEIMEKLAALVGQDNILTGKMDRLTYSYDATADLPRQMPDVVVLPTDSNMVQAIVRFARKHRIPIYPRGAGTNLSGGTVPIKQGIVLSFQKMNRILDVDPANLTAVVQPGVVIGALNAAVAPHGLIYPPDPGTVATATMGGSAAENSGGLRGLKYGVTKNYIMGMEVVLANGDKVRFGGKTVKNVTAYDFATLFIGSEGTLGIITELTAKLIPAPRFRRTMTGAFSTLADAGNAVAGIIAAQVIPATLEIMDRMTIQTVENFAHIGLPTEAEALLLIEVDGMSADLVQAETEAVIQVVRDNHGDLCTAETDQERDQLWTARRNALPALASLNNTVILEDATVPRSRITDMLVACEQIGKKYNLALGTFGHAGDGNLHPTILCDKHNKDEMARMHQAVDEIFQVALEFGGTLSGEHGIGMAKMRYLGNELGESGLNLIRTIKESLDPDYLLNPGKMVPAHEV, from the coding sequence ATGCTTGACAAGGAAATCATGGAAAAACTCGCAGCACTGGTCGGCCAGGATAATATACTGACCGGCAAAATGGACAGGTTGACTTACAGCTATGACGCCACCGCTGACCTGCCACGGCAGATGCCGGACGTGGTCGTGCTGCCCACCGACAGTAACATGGTGCAGGCCATCGTCCGCTTTGCCCGCAAACATCGTATCCCCATCTACCCGCGCGGGGCCGGTACCAACCTGAGCGGCGGCACGGTACCGATCAAACAGGGGATCGTCCTCTCTTTTCAGAAGATGAACAGGATCCTTGATGTCGATCCGGCCAACCTCACCGCCGTGGTCCAGCCTGGGGTGGTCATCGGTGCCCTCAACGCGGCCGTGGCTCCACACGGTCTGATCTATCCGCCTGACCCCGGCACTGTGGCCACTGCCACCATGGGCGGTTCAGCAGCGGAGAACTCGGGCGGCCTGCGCGGTCTCAAATACGGTGTTACCAAGAACTACATCATGGGCATGGAAGTGGTGCTGGCCAACGGTGACAAGGTCCGCTTCGGCGGCAAGACGGTGAAAAATGTCACGGCCTACGACTTCGCCACCCTGTTCATCGGCTCTGAAGGAACGCTTGGCATCATCACCGAACTGACTGCCAAACTCATCCCTGCCCCGAGATTCCGCCGCACCATGACCGGGGCCTTCTCCACCCTGGCCGATGCAGGCAACGCTGTGGCCGGCATCATTGCCGCCCAGGTCATCCCCGCCACCCTGGAGATCATGGACAGGATGACCATCCAGACCGTGGAGAACTTCGCTCACATCGGCCTGCCCACCGAGGCCGAGGCCCTCCTGCTGATCGAGGTGGACGGCATGTCCGCAGACCTGGTCCAGGCCGAAACTGAGGCCGTGATCCAGGTGGTCCGGGACAACCACGGCGACCTGTGCACCGCGGAAACCGACCAGGAGCGAGACCAGCTGTGGACCGCGCGGCGCAACGCCCTGCCCGCCCTGGCCTCGCTGAACAACACGGTCATCCTTGAAGATGCCACTGTGCCCCGCTCGCGCATCACCGACATGCTCGTTGCCTGCGAACAGATCGGCAAAAAGTACAATCTGGCGCTCGGCACCTTCGGCCACGCCGGTGACGGCAACCTGCACCCAACCATCCTCTGCGACAAGCACAACAAAGATGAGATGGCACGGATGCACCAGGCGGTGGACGAGATCTTCCAGGTCGCACTTGAGTTCGGCGGCACGCTCTCCGGCGAACACGGCATCGGCATGGCCAAGATGCGCTATCTCGGCAACGAACTGGGTGAAAGCGGCCTCAACCTGATACGTACCATCAAAGAATCGCTCGACCCCGATTACCTGCTTAACCCGGGCAAGATGGTGCCCGCGCACGAGGTGTAA